The proteins below come from a single Aegilops tauschii subsp. strangulata cultivar AL8/78 chromosome 6, Aet v6.0, whole genome shotgun sequence genomic window:
- the LOC109764100 gene encoding probable serine/threonine-protein kinase PBL28, whose protein sequence is MNRLEGSHGWETQMEQVKVCIKIGVQCMESDRKKRPVARHIIDRLDDTANTVEAGINSSSVDDQVGFLKEQYCEEKIADLSSEYMGKGIRESSEELAEHVGTLREEHWQQEQEDAPVDLWSSCWEQQYTEQQGASISSSNSGVFHKLKNLDIFGRKAPRDLYSRKGGPRLDFPNLRKFKQGELEPILKYENLIIKDVFGEVYRGLVCNVPITVRKLISETECLDEIVIQSQVIHKNIVRLRGCCLEFDNHMLVYDFLSTDSLHDILHINVEVPLNLGVRLSIAAASAGALAYAHSKASIKLLHGDLKPANILFNGNFVPKIFGFGVSRMAGSQIIPDISYMDPVYLETGRLTKKSDVYSFGLIILELLTRKKATNPDNNSLVRNFLENHKHGRKSTEFFDKETAVTGDLALLDNLADIAGECLILDVDLRPGMKEVERRIVLIQSRKL, encoded by the coding sequence CTGTTGCACGTCATATAATTGACAGGCTTGATGACACAGCAAATACCGTCGAAGCTGGTATCAATAGTTCATCAGTTGACGACCAGGTTGGTTTTCTAAAGGAACAATATTGTGAAGAGAAAATTGCAGATCTTTCATCTGAGTACATGGGAAAGGGTATCAGGGAATCCTCAGAAGAACTCGCGGAACATGTTGGGACACTAAGAGAAGAACATTGGCAGCAAGAACAAGAAGATGCTCCAGTTGATCTATGGTCATCATGCTGGGAACAGCAATATACGGAGCAACAAGGTGCAAGCATTTCTAGCTCTAACTCTGGTGTGTTTCATAAGTTGAAGAATCTGGACATCTTCGGCAGAAAAGCACCCAGGGATCTTTACTCGAGGAAGGGTGGGCCTAGATTGGACTTTCCAAATTTGAGAAAGTTCAAACAGGGTGAGCTTGAGCCAATTTTGAAGTATGAGAATCTTATTATAAAAGATGTCTTTGGAGAAGTTTACAGAGGCCTTGTCTGCAATGTACCAATAACAGTTAGGAAGCTGATTAGTGAAACTGAATGTTTAGATGAAATCGTAATCCAGTCTCAAGTCATTCACAAAAACATAGTTAGGCTCAGAGGCTGTTGCCTTGAATTTGACAACCACATGCTAGTCTATGACTTCCTCTCCACGGATAGCCTGCATGACATTCTTCACATCAACGTCGAGGTGCCTCTCAACCTTGGCGTGCGATTAAGTATTGCTGCAGCATCAGCAGGTGCGCTAGCTTATGCGCATTCAAAGGCGAGTATCAAACTTCTCCATGGTGATCTTAAACCAGCAAATATACTCTTCAATGGCAACTTTGTGCCAAAGATCTTTGGCTTTGGCGTGTCAAGGATGGCTGGCAGCCAAATCATTCCTGACATATCTTATATGGATCCGGTATACCTAGAAACAGGCCGGCTAACTAAAAAAAGTGATGTCTACAGTTTTGGACTTATCATCTTGGAGCTTCTTACAAGGAAGAAGGCAACAAATCCTGACAATAACAGCTTAGTAAGGAATTTCCTTGAGAATCACAAGCATGGGAGGAAATCAACCGAATTTTTTGACAAGGAAACTGCAGTGACAGGAGATTTGGCGCTCCTTGACAATCTGGCAGATATTGCTGGGGAGTGTCTTATCCTTGATGTGGACCTAAGACCGGGAATGAAAGAGGTTGAACGGCGCATTGTGCTGATTCAATCCCGTAAGTTGTGA